The window cacaccatgcagcatgtgggatcttagttccctgagcagggatagaacccatgccccttgcagtggaagcacagagtcctaaccagtggacagTGAGGGAAGTTCTACATGGGGTTTTAAAGCTGGGGGGGCGGTGCGGCGAGCTGGGTGAAGGCCCTTAAGAGAGGGTGCAGGATGAGAAGAGTGCCTGAGACAGCTCTGGGGAAAACTGACGTTTGGGCATTGAGCCGAGGAGGCAGAGCCGAGCCAAAGGTACTAATAAGGACTAGCTGGAAGGGTCGGAGGGAAGCTGGGAAGGTGGAGTGTCTCAGAAGCAAGAGAAGAGCGAGATGAAGGCGACAGACAGTCCAGGCTCATGATTGTTGCTCCAAGGTCAAAGAATGTAGCTGGAAGGTCGCTGATGATGGAATAAGAGCATATCCAGGGGGTGGGGTTGAAGGGGGTTCCCAGcactgggaggggaggaggcagagggaaaCTCTAGATACCTGCAAAGTGGTCCATGAagagggggaggggcagcctcCCTGCTCACCCCAAACCCCCAGGAGCTGGGCTCCAGTCTGAGCTCCTTTCTATTCAGTGACACCAACCACCGATGCCGCTTCCCTACAGAGGTGTGACTGCCAGGGTATTGCCCCTTGCAGGCGGGCAGGAGCACACTACTGGCAGCCAACTGCTCACCAAAGCAGGACACATGGAAGGGAAAGGATGCCCATAGAAAAAGCATGGCTTAGAATGGGCACACGGTGTGAACAAGTGGGGTCTGTGACACCACGATGTCACCTCCACTCAGAGGCCCCCAGGATTATGCCTATCCTGACTGTAACACCAGAGGTTAGTTCTGCTTGGTTTTGAGGTTCTATAAGCGGAATCACACAGTATCTGGAGTAAACTGCACTGAATGTTAGCCTAGGAGGACACTGTCTTTAGTCCTGGGTGGATAGGGATTTGATCAAGACTCTGCAAAAGGAGGAcgttcctggcggtccagtggctaagactcctcactcccaatgcaggaagtcTGAGTTGgattcctggtctggaaactagatcccacatgctgcaattaagaatTAGCATGCCGTGATGAaggccccacatgccacaactaagacccagggcagctaaataagtgaatatttttaaaaaactgcaaaaagtATGATGAGGGCAACCACTCAGTGTGACTTGTTAAAGTAGTCACTTAAAAGgtggcttggggcttccctggtggttcagtgattaagaatccaccttgcaacgcaggggacactagtttgatccctgatctgggaagatcccatatgccacagggcaactaagcccatgggccacaactaatGAAGAACCATGACGAACCATGCtcttagagcccgtgctccacaacaagagaagccaactcaatgagaagcccaaagtcctgcaactagaaagtagcccctgctcaccgcaactagagaaagcccttgcacagcaatgaaaagctggcacagccaaaaataaatatgtaaataaatattttaaaaaataataaaattaaaaaaaaaaaagtggcttggCAGTTCTGGATTAATACAGCAATTGTGCACACACACTTTTAATTGTCCTCCTTCCCCAAACTCACTAAAACTAGTAAAGGGACCAAAACAATGAGGGGGGAAATCCTCTCCAGGCTGACAGCAGGAAAGAATAACAGCAAAATTTGGAAGCTGGAGAGCAGTAGACAAGTGTCCACTAATTCAGCACACCTGAGAAGCTGAGGTCCCACCAGTTCCCACCACAGAATCCCCAGGGGCCCCAGGAACAGGCAGCCCTGTTGCCTCTGCAACTCAGGGAGTGGGACTGAAATAGGACAGTGAAGGTTAAGATCCCTACCTCTGAACAGCTGCATCCCCCTAACCCTGAATTCTGAAAGGTTAGTCTCCAGGAGGGTAAGACACACAGGTGAGAACTACTGAAAACCAGAAAATTAGGTGTGCAGACAGATGATCCACATGGTGACCTTCCAGGAAGGAAACTGGGCAAAGATCTAAAACTGACATtggggcattaaaaaaaattaatcatggggcttccttggtggctcagtggtaaagaatcctcctgccaatgcaggagacacaggttcgattcctggtctgggaagattccacatgctgcagagcaattaagcctgtgctccacaactactgagcttgtgttcTAGAGGCCAggagctgaaactactgagcccatgctccacaacaatgGACGCttcctcagtgagaagcctgctcatGGCAACTAGAGGGCAGCCCTTGCTCTCTGCCACCAGAGAGAAGCCtgagcagccatgaagacccagaagagctaaaagtagaaagaaaaaaaaaaaaggcaaaacaaaaaaccccacccATCCAGATGCCTCACATGACCCGCGTGCTCAGAGCTCGAGCCTGCTCTCCCCCACCTCACTCCTAACATGAAGAGGCAATCAAAGATTCCCTGACATCTGAGAAAAGCCTTTAACATGGAAGGTAGAAACCGAAACAAAAAGTAACTTGGAGGAAACAGCCTTCGGGGggaaggaaacttaaaaaaaaaaggcacaaaaatCTATCAGCTCCCAAAGGGGTTAGATATCGTGTCCATGAAACAACAGAATGCTATGTAACTAGAGCAGTCAGGGTACCAAAAACACCTCTTTGGAAATGAAAGCcaatttataacatttaaaagaGCTCTTGGGGACTaccctgggggcccagtggtctctgtgctctcaatgcggggagcatgggttcaatccctggtctgggaactagatcccacatgccacaactaagagttcaagtGCCACCACTAAAGATCACACATGCAGTGATGAAGATCtaagaccccatgtgctgcaactaagacccggtgcagccaaataaataaatatattttttttaaaaataaaagagctcttggaaattttattcaaaaatgaACTAAATAGACAAGACTGGAAGATAAATGAAGAAATCTCCCAGAAAGTATGGCAGATTAATGAAGAGATGGATTAAAAAGGACTGAAAAGAGAAGGTAAATCAGAGGACCAGCCACAGAAGGACAGTATTCAATAAGAATTTcagaaagtggagaaaaaagtggagaaaatcaATTAACCAGTTCAAAAAGGAATATACCCAGACAAGAACACATATTTCCAGATTGAAAGGACCCACTGGTACCCAATGGATAGAacgtttgttattgtttagttgctaagtcacgtcctattctttgcaaccccatggactatagctagaCCTGCACCAATGTGAAATTTTATAACACTGGCAGCagagaagattccacaagcttcTAAAGAGAATATGTAGGTCACATTACAAGGGTTAGGAATCGAAATGCTTTCAAACTTCTCAAAGACAACCTTGGAAGCTAGAAGACAATAGAGCAATGCCTTTAAAGGAGATAATTTCCAATCTAGAATTTCCATCTAGAATTCAATACCCAGCAAAACTATCAGCCAGTCAAGCACGAAGGCAGAATAAAGATACTACAGGaacttccctgaaggtccagtggttaagactccagggttccagtgcaggggacaagggttcagtccctggttgggaataagatcccacatgtttcaCAGTATGaccaagataaaaagaaagaaagaaaaatacagcagACTTGTGCTGTTCAAAACATGTCTGTCCCATCCTCTCAAGATGCTGTTTGGAGGATAGGCTCCACCAAATCATGAACGAGGACACGTGGCATATTGGAATCAGGAGATCTCACTTTGGAGCAAGGCAAATGGAGTCCCGTGGAGGGTGGTAGAAGGAGAATCTAGGCTGACCACTGTGTACCAGTGCTACAGGGCAACCACCCTGGGGCTTGTGACTTGAGAGGCAGGCACATTGAGGACTTGCCACCAAGAAACCCTCTGCCCCTGTAACACTTCCAGTGCCCAAGGATGGTGCTGAGAGTCTGGTCCAGGTCCCCATCTAGACTTGGCTTAACCATGGGCTGGGGAAGTTCTCTCTCCTCTGTGTCCTGCTGCCTAGATTAGCTGAAGATCCTCATTTCACCCCCAAAGTGTAAAGGGGTGGGTGATTGTGTGCCTAGAAGCAGAAACTCAGAGCAGCCCACTCATTCTGTGTTTTAGCAAAGGTCCAGGACCTGACCTGCCCAGATCATGACCTGGCCCACTTCCCTGATAGGGGCTTTTCCAAAGGTGTGGCACTTTCTCTATCCACATCCTGAAGTATCTTGGTTCCCCCAGAATACCTCCAGTCTCACCTGGGCTCCAGTCGCTCCTTCACCTTGGCAATGGAGCGGACGTAGGGCGTGATTTGCTTGGTGATGGTGGTCAGGTAGGCATTCTCCTGCTTCAgctggagaaggtcatggagcTGGGCTGTGGGGGCCCAGGCCAGAGCATGAGATCTTGTTGGCTTCAGATCCTCACTCTCCAGCCTCAATCCATGTAAATATCCCAACTATTTGAGTGATTATCTCTAATTAAAGCATGAGGTAAGATTCCTAAAGTCATCCTACTTACTGAATTCTGACCTCAGATATATTTTTTGGGGGTCAGTTAGCAGCTGTGAGTCAAGAACTAAgtgggggacttcctggtggtccagtggctaagactccacactcccaatgcagaggatctgggtttgatccctggtcagggaactagatcctccataccacaactaagacctggcacagccaaataagtaagagCTTGGGAGTTCGATCTGGTTATTGGGTAACTGGCTTCCTGTCCCTGAAAGCATGTGGAGGGGGAGCACTCAGCAGCAGCTGCCCAGGACCTTCATATATCTCCTGTTCGTTAGCCACCCGCTGGTAGGAGTCCTCCCAAATCTGAAAGAGAAAGTAAGTTGGATATTGCACATGGCCGAGTTGGAAGTTCCATTGGTGGCATTTCTGTCCTCTAGCTGCTCAGAACCACAGGGTGCTCCCAGGCAGTTCCCATGGTTCCAGGGTGCTCCCAGGAAGTTCCTGGGCTCCAGgcagcagagacccaggttccagaGCCTGTGAGGGCCTCCTGGGGCCCCAGGCCGAGGTCCCCCCCACACGCTTCCTGTCTGGGGGTAGCCCACCGACATGCTGACAGGTGGGGCTGCAGGGCAGAGAGGGGCCTTGGGAGGGGCTACCTCCTGGAAGACTGCTCTCAGGCCCTCCACGGAAGCATACTCCGAGGCGATCTGGGCGTCCACCTGCAGGGCCTTGTGTAAGATGTCGCCCATGATCTCGGCTTTGATGAGCGAATGGTGCTTGGTGAGGTCCCGGTGCAGCTCCTGTACCTGGTCCTTCAGGTTCTGCATCTCTGCCTGCAGACGCTGGGGGAGCGGAGAGAccggtgtgtgcctgtgtgcccTGCAGGCTGGGTGCACTGTGGGGGCCTTGGTGGAGGGGCGTCTGGCAGCCCTGGTGGCCGGATGAGGTTTGGCCACTGCACTTTGGCGCGAAGGGGTGGGGCCTTTCCTTGCTGGCCCATCCCGGCCCCCTCACCCGGTAGGAGTCCTCGTAGTGGCGGCAGTGCTCCGTGAAGGGTGAGTCGTCGCCCTCCGCCAGCAGCACCTTGGTACTGATGGACCGGTGCAGTGTGGGCTTTTGGACCGGTGACCCCAACATCTTCCCCACTGGGGAAGGGCAGCTGGGTCCCCTCAGCACCTTGGGGCCCGAGCCCCCTGTGAGCCTGGGGAGAGAACTCGTGTGGATGTGGCTGTGGGGGTCCAGAGGGTCCTCCCTTGCCCCAGCCTCTTACCCCAGGCGGCACACCAGAACCACGCAGGGGCCCCCAATAAACCTGATGCCAGGCTTTGTCCACCCAAGACCAATGACATCAgcagggtatttttaaaaatcctgaggGTGACGACAGTGTGCAGAAGAGTCTATCATCCTGAGGGTGACGCCAGTGTGCAGAAGAGTCTATCAGGATGTCCTCAAGGCTGGTCCCCAGCACACCGTTAGTTCATGCACACACGCAGGACCTTGCAAATTTGGCCTGATACCCAGTCTCCTGTgcctggggccctgggacccttGGCAGACAACCCCAGCTTAGGCATTTCTCCTAACTCCTAGGGATCTCCAGCTCTTTAGACTGCCCCCCCCATTCCCAGAAGTCAGACCCCCTGCAGCTTCTGGTGACTGAGACTCCACTCTAAGGTACCCTTCCTTTCAGGGCTTAGACACCCCAATCCAGGTGCACAACTGCGGTTGGGGGCAGCCCCTGAGTCCTCCTGTTTACCCCTGACCCGGTTCCAAGCCCAGTCTACCGTGGGCTTCCGACCAGGATGGCTGCTTTCAGGCTGGGCAGGCTCCCCCTTggaggtcagtaggtgctcagaCGCGGCCCGGGAGCTTGGTGAGCTGGGAAAGCCTGCCCACCCCCTCCAATGGAAATCTTGTTCCCGCCTCCCCGTTCTAGGGCCCTGCGCCCTCGCGGCTCACGTGCTAGTGCCACCCCCGGCACCCGCCGCCCGGCGTGGCCCCAGCAGCAGTAGCGGCTCCAGGCAGCGCGCGAACTCAGCGCGGTGGTCGCTGGTGATCTGGGTGGCAGGATAAGGTCGTGAGGTAGGTCCCTACCCTGCGggcccgcgcccccgcccccgcccgcggcGCACCCCATGCCCCGGTCTCCCCGGCCCACTCTGCGTCCTTGGCCCGTGCCTCCGCCCCCGGCCCACCCCACGCCCCCATGCACCTTGCTGCTCTGTGCCGGCCGCAGGCGATGTGGCCGCGTGACGATGCCCTGCAATCTCTCCATCAGCTCCTGCGGCcgggggagggggaaaggagagggctCTCAGGTGGGTGGGTGCAGGAGGGGGTGACACTGAGGGGAGGGGCCCGGAGGGCGAGTCTGCCTTTAGGAGGGTTACTTGCCTTCCAATCCCCTCTGGGATTGGCCGGATGTCCACCCCAAATTCCCCCACCCCAAATCGACAGGAAAGGTTAGGATGTCTGGACTTCAGTAGACTCTGCGTTTTAGGGGAGGAGGTTTATGCTCCCTCCAGGCTCTGCTTgtcctcttatttatttattggctgcactggtGGCTTTGGGGGATCTTAATTCTCCTGCCAGGGACCGAACcttgcagaatcctaaccactggagaccaccagggaattccctgctgtCCTCTTAAAAGGGCTCCGCTGGCCCCCAAGTAGTTTGTAGATGACGATGTGGAGGAGGTGGCCAGCCTCCAGGTAACAGGCTGCCCAGCCCTGAGGTGGGGATCTCACATGTGCACAGTGGGTTCCTGCTGGGGAGGGGGGACCCAGGAGCTGGGGGCACTCACATAGCCCAGGTCCAGGAACTCGGCCTTGTTGGCCAAGCTGAGGAAGGAAGAGCAGATGACCAGGTGAACCTGCAAGAGGGACACTGCTCAGTGCCCAGGTGGGGTGCCCAGCCCCATGCCCCCAGCTGCCCTTACCTGCAGGGTGGGCAGCAGAGTGGCCAAATGGGAGAGCTGCTCCTTGAAGGCCTTGTCCTTCTCTTCAtactggctgggggaggggcaggcagccTCATCTCCAAGAGGgctgcccacccccacctggGTGGGGCCTCAGAACTGGGTGGTTCCATCTCCCCTCCTGCTTTATGcatccttccctgtctccctttCCCTGAGCCACCCTGCCTTCCCCCCAACGGGGTGGACACCTGGATGTCTTGCTCTTAGGGTGGGATGGGGCTGGCCTAGGCTCCAGCTGGTGTCTGGAAGTCAAGGGGCAGAGGATGGAGACCCTGCCACCACTCACCTCTGCACGGCCTGCAGCAGCAGCTCTTTCCTCTCTGACAGTTTGTCCTGGGAGGGACAGTCCACTAACTGACTGGGTAGACTTGGCCCTGTCCCCACCCAGCACTCTCCCAGGCTCCTGGGCCCCAGCCACACAGCTGCTTAGGCTGGCTCTCCTCCAGCCCACAAGCTCTGCTACCCTGCCTGGGAGCACCGGCAGCCTCATCTTCAATGTCATCTCCTAtgggaagtcttccctgaccacATCACATCATCGGCCCCAGCCTAGGGTGGGCCCTTCAGTTCAgtgtagttcagttgctcagtcgtgtccgactctttgcgaccccatgaatcacagcacaccaggcctccctgtccaccaccaactaaCTCCTGAAAGTAGTTCAGTGCTTGCTACACTGGAATCTCTAGAAGGGCTGGGGCAGGCCTGGGCCCCAGTCAGGAAATGCTGATAAGGATTCTGGGCTGTGGCTGTTTAGTACCCCCTACCCCTCACCTGCATGCTGCTGAAGAGGGCCTGGATGGCGGCCTCCTCCTCTGCCGCGCTGCGTCGCACTTCGTCCACCATCGCCTGCAGCAGCTCGATGGCCTCTCGTGTGGCGGTCTGCAGGGCCTTCACCTCCTGGGGACAGGGCGGCCTCAGCCTCCTGAGGGAGCGCGTTCCCAAGCCCGGCCTCAGTGCGCCCGGCAGCCCGCGCTCACCAGCACCGCCTGCTGCAGCCGCTCACAGCCCTGGACGTAAGCTGACTCGAGGTCCACGCAGTGGACGCGGCTCTCCCTGCAGGGACCCCGCGCGTGAGTCCCGCTCCGGGACGCTCGCCAGCCCCTGACCTCCTGCGCCCTCTACCCACCCCTGCATGTCCCGGAAGCAGCGGATGCACAGCAGCGACTTCTTGTCGGTGGAGAACAGGACATAGGGCTCGGCGTGCAGCGCTGCGGCGGGGGCGTTGGTGAGGGCGCCGGCCAGCGCCCGTCCCCATCCCCGCCCGGCGCCGGCCCCGTCCCCGCACGCCGCACTCACTGCACTTCTGGAGCACGTCGCGGCTGCGCTGGCCTAAGGCCACGATGTCGTGGCGCGCGAACATGCGTGCCCGGTGCGTCTCGTCGCGGCAGCGCGCGCAGAGCGGCTGCCCGCACGTGTTGCAGAAGTATGTGGTCTCCGCGTCCTGCGGACAGAGCTCGGGCTCAGTCCGCCGGTGAACTGGAAGCCTGTCTGCGCATCTGCGAGTCTCCGGCAGGGGCAGGGCCGCCGGCAGCCCTTTCGTGTAAACCCGACGCGCAGCGCTCTGtatccccagtttacagatgagaatatCGAGGCTCAGAGAATAGGTGAGGGGAAGGTATCCAGTCCGGGCTTGAGGAGGGGGTTCCCCAGGGTTGTGGGGAGGGCAGATACTGCATTTGCAAAATATTTAACCTACAACAGAAACGTATGTGTGCCCGTGGCCAAGACCTGTCAAGCCCCTCTTGGCACCCGCAATAGGAGCCACATGGCTGTGTTCACCCCAGCTATTTGGAGTTGAGACTTGACTGGGATGGGGAAAGGGGTGAAGGTCTGCAGGTGCCCTTCCCTGTGGCTGAGTGTCCAAGGCATCCAACCCAGGAATGGCTATGAAAACACAGACCCCCAACTTCTTTGGCATTTAAGGCCATTTCCTCCCCAAGCTCTCCTACCTCCCGCCCCTCACCTACTGCTCCTTATCTCCATACTTCCGGGTAGCACATATTCTAGAACTTGCCAGCACACCCTGACCTTTTGCTCCTGTAGGAACATCCTCCTGGGAATCCTCAGACCAGCTTCCACAGTCTGGAGAGAGTCCCCTGTGCACTTCTCAGTCCAGCCTGAAGCCTGGCCTCTACTCCCAGGTCCTTCAGGATGACCTCTCCCCCAAAACACAGTGGGCTCACATCCCCTGTCCTCTCTGGCTGCAGATAGCGGCTCgcagctccccaggtagcagtGGACCCTGGAGGGACTCCAGGTCTGTGCATGGATTGCTCTTCTAGTTCCATTTCACAACTCTGCCCTGAGTTGGGGGCCAGTAAACTCCCCGCAAAACCAATGGCTTTAACCCCCACACCTAACAGACTGCTGGTTCAAGTGAGTTGTTTTGGAGTTCGGTCTCCATACCAGTAAAGTGGGGCCTCTGTTCTGGATAGGAGGTGCCTTAGAGAGGGGCTGGCGAGCCCGCTGTTGGGTGATCCTCTGAGGACATGGTGCAGCCTGGCACCCTCCGCTCCCCACTACACCCCGGGTGCCCCTGCCTGCTTGCCGCACTCCAGGTCGCAGTTGGCGCAGCGCACCACCTCGGTGCCATCCCCTGAGCTGTCCACCAGGAACTGCAACAGCCGATCCACTGGAGGGAGCCCGCTGGGGCCCTTCACCACCGTCTGGTGCCTGTGGAGAAGCTTCAGCCAAGCTCCAGATGCCCCTTCCCCGAGGCTCCCTACCCGCTTCCTACTGCATACATTCCAGGCGGAACTAAAaatagggtgggaggtggggtgccTGCAGGCCTGACATCTATAAATATTTCAGCCAGTGCGCACTCCGACCGGTCCCTTCCCAGCCCTGGAGAGATCCTGGGAGGGGGTTGGCGACTCAGGGTGTCAAAGGCAGAAGCCTCCCCTCAAGCCCCTCTCGCTGCATTAGGCAAATTCAGGGCCACCCCAGGtatcctgagcttccctggtagcccagcggttaaagaatccacttgcaatgcaggggacaaaggaggcttgggttcaatccctgggtcaggaaaatcccctagaaatagcaacccactctagtattcttgcctgaagaatcccgtggacagaggaggagcctggcgggctacagtccatggggtcacaaaggctcagatatgactgagcaactgagcacacgtgcacaggTAGGCTGAGCCAACATAACTTGCTACTTTGGCCTGAGGCTTAAGGACCCCTAAGTGAGTTATTGGGAGTGTCCAGACGATGAGCTGAGATCCCCTACTCCAGCAGCATCCAATTC is drawn from Bubalus kerabau isolate K-KA32 ecotype Philippines breed swamp buffalo chromosome 5, PCC_UOA_SB_1v2, whole genome shotgun sequence and contains these coding sequences:
- the RNF207 gene encoding RING finger protein 207 isoform X2 is translated as MSGAIFTSLEGPGALDGTSGHPLVCPLCHAQYERPCLLDCFHEFCAGCLRGRAADGRLACPLCQHQTVVKGPSGLPPVDRLLQFLVDSSGDGTEVVRCANCDLECGKQDAETTYFCNTCGQPLCARCRDETHRARMFARHDIVALGQRSRDVLQKCTLHAEPYVLFSTDKKSLLCIRCFRDMQGESRVHCVDLESAYVQGCERLQQAVLEVKALQTATREAIELLQAMVDEVRRSAAEEEAAIQALFSSMQDKLSERKELLLQAVQSQYEEKDKAFKEQLSHLATLLPTLQVHLVICSSFLSLANKAEFLDLGYELMERLQGIVTRPHRLRPAQSSKITSDHRAEFARCLEPLLLLGPRRAAGAGGGTSTLTGGSGPKVLRGPSCPSPVGKMLGSPVQKPTLHRSISTKVLLAEGDDSPFTEHCRHYEDSYRRLQAEMQNLKDQVQELHRDLTKHHSLIKAEIMGDILHKALQVDAQIASEYASVEGLRAVFQEIWEDSYQRVANEQEIYEAQLHDLLQLKQENAYLTTITKQITPYVRSIAKVKERLEPRFQVPVDEPSDHPQNTHDDGVNAEAPARSDPVSVAEKKEKNLELRNSRALGSLAEEPPLKNKDAHRPKSKNGGDVPTWREHPA
- the RNF207 gene encoding RING finger protein 207 isoform X1; protein product: MSAPACWTAFTSSVPAACVAALLMAASPALCARRGDHILLQHVRAAALRALPRRDAPGTHVRAPRHRGLRPAQPRRAPEVQESRVHCVDLESAYVQGCERLQQAVLEVKALQTATREAIELLQAMVDEVRRSAAEEEAAIQALFSSMQDKLSERKELLLQAVQSQYEEKDKAFKEQLSHLATLLPTLQVHLVICSSFLSLANKAEFLDLGYELMERLQGIVTRPHRLRPAQSSKITSDHRAEFARCLEPLLLLGPRRAAGAGGGTSTLTGGSGPKVLRGPSCPSPVGKMLGSPVQKPTLHRSISTKVLLAEGDDSPFTEHCRHYEDSYRRLQAEMQNLKDQVQELHRDLTKHHSLIKAEIMGDILHKALQVDAQIASEYASVEGLRAVFQEIWEDSYQRVANEQEIYEAQLHDLLQLKQENAYLTTITKQITPYVRSIAKVKERLEPRFQVPVDEPSDHPQNTHDDGVNAEAPARSDPVSVAEKKEKNLELRNSRALGSLAEEPPLKNKDAHRPKSKNGGDVPTWREHPA